One Calditrichota bacterium genomic region harbors:
- a CDS encoding ribonuclease Z: GVRKLYLTHFSQIYSDSGDFVREAEQEFNQVTALEDLQRFDLPRSKRLLK, translated from the coding sequence TGGAGTGAGAAAATTGTATCTGACTCATTTTTCTCAAATTTACTCTGACAGCGGGGATTTTGTTCGTGAAGCTGAGCAGGAGTTTAACCAGGTCACTGCGTTGGAAGATTTGCAGCGTTTTGATTTGCCGAGAAGTAAGAGATTGCTAAAGTAA
- a CDS encoding EcsC family protein → MRRNKLTENDLLDLQFAKQLLENPGLAARLTDALAKPIERGFRLLPPNWLRIVNIATKNSLEKGLHFAVASLGKPRLASEFFHKIVVGTSGALGGAFGISGLAVELPVSTVIMLRSIADIARSEGEDLNQIESRLSCLEVFALGGKSTQDDAAETGYYAVRLTLSKLVTDAASFIAQTGTAQESAPALVRLISAIASRFGTVVSEKVAAMAIPLVGAVGGATVNTLFIDHFQRMARGHFIVRRLERIYGQEVVQRAYENLE, encoded by the coding sequence ATGAGAAGAAATAAACTGACAGAAAATGACCTGCTCGACCTTCAATTCGCCAAGCAATTACTTGAAAATCCCGGCTTGGCAGCGAGATTGACAGATGCGCTGGCAAAACCAATCGAGCGGGGATTTCGGCTTTTGCCACCCAATTGGTTGAGAATCGTCAATATTGCGACGAAAAATTCACTGGAAAAAGGATTGCATTTTGCCGTAGCGTCATTGGGAAAACCGCGGTTGGCTTCGGAATTTTTTCACAAAATTGTAGTCGGAACAAGCGGGGCGCTCGGCGGTGCTTTTGGCATTTCAGGCCTTGCCGTGGAACTGCCGGTCTCCACGGTTATAATGCTCAGATCCATTGCCGATATCGCTCGCAGTGAAGGCGAAGATCTTAATCAAATTGAATCAAGGTTGAGTTGCCTTGAGGTCTTTGCCCTGGGAGGAAAGTCAACCCAAGATGATGCTGCAGAAACAGGGTATTATGCAGTGCGGCTGACTTTATCCAAACTTGTGACCGATGCTGCCAGTTTTATCGCACAAACGGGAACTGCTCAAGAGAGCGCTCCGGCTTTAGTGAGACTAATTTCCGCGATTGCTTCCAGATTCGGAACGGTTGTCTCGGAAAAAGTTGCTGCCATGGCAATCCCGCTTGTCGGAGCAGTCGGCGGGGCAACAGTCAACACGCTTTTTATCGATCATTTTCAAAGAATGGCGCGGGGACACTTCATTGTTCGCCGCCTTGAACGAATCTATGGGCAGGAAGTGGTGCAAAGGGCTTATGAAAATCTGGAGTAA